In Hippoglossus hippoglossus isolate fHipHip1 chromosome 19, fHipHip1.pri, whole genome shotgun sequence, the DNA window aatatttgGCAGGTGGTTGGAGTCGTGTCCAGGAGAAAACATAAGGACAATGACTGCTGGGAGAAATGACAGTGTATAAACACACGGGCTGCACCTCAGTACAGACACAGCATTtcaaaaagaaatcaaacatcCATCTCGGTGTACACAgtatccagtgtgtgtgtgcagtgtgtttgcACAGCCGCAGCACTTTGACACAGATAAACATGACTTTGATTCTTAACTATTCCGTGCCAACTTACATAATCTGTAGAGTGTATGGTGACACTGCTGCAGTCTTTATGGTGCAGATAGTACGTGTTCTCATGCTTTGTTTTCACAGGTGGTTTTTGCACCACACGGTCACCACACACCCACTGGGTCTTGGTGACTGTTTACAGAGGGGCCGCTCTGGGTTTTGAGTGACTCAGCTCTACTCAGCTCTACTCAGTGGATGAAAGTAGGTCTGGGCAGCCAAACAATATCAGTAATcatcacaatattaaaaaagtcatatatatgtatatatatccaTCTTTTGCATATGCATTGTGCAAGAGGAGTGAGGAAGTACAACACATAACTGAACTATAACAGATTTATAAGAGGTTTTGCTATTTCTTATTCTCCTCtcataaagaatttaaaaccacaaccttcattAAGGAGAAAGAAGCAGTATTTAagcttaaaagaaaaaaaatatagatatattgcgataattatcgAAATCGAcaatatgaaaactttcatCTTACCGCCCATCCCTAAGTAAGACAAtgcatttttcagtttcaattgtattggatttggctgcaacactgtttacccctgaaactccaacaGTGTtctgtgaactcaaacactccccccccccccccccccatcagcacAGTGGTGAGAGGAcgatgagtgaattttcacgTTTGggggtgaactgtccctttaagagAAACcgtaatgtgacatttatcgcGATAATCATCTATAccggacaaaatgtcaaaataaaatgtatatatctaAGTAACGTGGACTAAGTTAAGTGAGTTAGTTAAGTTAGGTTGAGTTAAGTTAGCATTGCCTCCAGTGTGTTTACTGTGCACTGACCACACCGACGACTTCAATGACATAAGACATGACTGACTGTCTGCGTTACGACACAAAACTACATCCTCGCGTGCAGCATTTCCTCAAACGTCCCGTCACGTACCTGCCATGTTCACAGGAAGTTTACAGTTTCAGCTCGagtctgcagagagaaaatcaAATCCACCAACAGGGAGGGAGCGAGCAGGAACCAGCCAACCTGCAGCTCCGGGGGCCATGAAGGACTTCACCCGCACATGATGCACAGCtgctcaaacaaaacaagaaaacccGTCTCTGGGGGAAAAGTTCGCCTCGAGACCAAAGCGTCAACCTGGAGCCCGGAGTGTGAGCGCGAGGGGGaatggaaacagaggaagaggaaaacaaacgcACCCTCGTGTTGTTCACAGGAATCACTTCTCTGGACGcatgaggagacagagagagagaggagagggggggagacacGGCTCCGTCCAGGCCGGGTCAGGGTGCAGCGGCGGCGGGGAGATCGACGAGAGGAGCTGCCCCTGCTCCGGAGAAGCTTCAAACTTTAAAACCATCCCTCGATTCTCATTGGTCCGCAGGGGCCGTGCTGCGTTCACGTGCCTCCGGTAAACGCCCCCTTTGGCTGACTGTGgagtttatgtttatgtttttaaaaagtcgAGACGTGGTAACATCCACACAAGGGAAAGTAGCTTACTATGACAGTTTCtatttttgattttaaatatgtatgtgttatatttaataaacttaattaatgaaaacataatattcTTTGAAATaatgcaaagaagaaaaactagAAACAAGAGATGATACCACGCTATGAGGAAATACACAATCATCCTTGTAATCATAATATtcgtcatcatcttcatcgccATTgaaaccatcatcatcatcaccttcatcatcatggTCATCATCatggtcatcatcatcaccatcgtcctcatcatctttatcatcatggtcatcatcatcaccatcatcaccatcgtcatcatcatcactatcaccagtgtttcttatttttgcattataataaaacatagtGTGCACCCAGcagtcagtttattaggtacaccacATCAAAGTGTATTACTGTGATGTTAAGTTTgtggtgaaaatgtttttcagagGTGTTGACTCAACTTCGGGCTCATTTACAGGACGTAGGTTGTGGTGATGTTGAATTGTTTTGcattacacagaaacaaacagtgaaagtgTGGTGAATAACAGCCAGACACAGCTCTCTGTATAAAGTAATGAGTTCTACAGCACGAAGCAGGAATTtactgatagatagatagatagatagatagatagatagatagatagatactttattgatccagagggaaatttaataagaaatgtatttattggcATATTATCTACCCCTCTTTGTTcctctgtctttattttgtgCCACTGaacaacacaaggaaacaaacaTGTTTGTAATTTTCTTACACATTCAAATATGAATGCAAATTGAGATTCACTGATCCTCTGAACAATGCTCACATTGAAACTCTTATGTTGGTGTCGCAGGGCCTCCTGGTGGACGTATTTAGACACTGCAGGCAACGTATGTACCTCAAGGCTTCACAGTATTatgctgttttcaaatgaagTTGTACATGTATGACAGATAGTAGTACTCAGTGGCTGTTGTATGATataaaccaaagaaaaaaagtaattcaGATGCTGTAACTTGACTTTTCACTCAAACACCAGGGGTTGGATTTAGTCAATAATCAACTAATTGTTATTTACAGGGTTTATCTCATTCATGAAAAAGGTGAGAAGAGGACAGAATTATgttttgtggggtttttttgcaGATTGAAATATAGATTTAATTTGGATTTGTGGGATTTAACAACGTCgtaaacatacattttatatcaataACATGTCTAGGTGAGATTGTATTGAAAATGATGTATCTGCAGCATGCAAACGGAAATTGGATTGTATTGACATGTattagattgtgtgtgtgtgtgtgtgtgtgtgtgtgtgtgtgtgagatagaaGGATTCATGACTTTGTCCTCTAATCACATTTGTGTATTGCTCCCACTAATATTAAGTGTCATGTCACTACCAGTTGTACAAATTGTCTGGTGAAATACACAGTAACAAACTGACGTGAGCGTTTTCTGAACCACAGGAATTAGTTTCTCTCCATTTTCCGTCTCGTCTGAAATGATATTTTTTCCCCATTGCAGAGGTGCCGAGCCCCGCGAGTAACTGACAGCCACATGATGAATGTATTTACCAATGGAATTTTATCTTTATTGCGTTTGCATGGATTttcccagtgtgtgttttttgcagcTCAGCAGTTTATATTTTAGAGGTTTATTCACTGCCGTTGATGCAGTTTGATTTCCACTGTCCTGCCGGTCGCTGTGGTCcgttcatctcttcatctctcttaGTTGGGCAGCACTAAACCCACCTGCAACACATACACCCCCGTCAGCATGAATCACTGACGACTGACAGCCATCACACACAATCATCATCCCGGCCGAGTGCAACACTTATGaggctgaaaatgtgttttccacaaAGGGTCCTGCATCAGTGCTGCACTTTGTGTTTCAGCTCTTTACCtttgctctttgtgttttgaGGCTTGATGTGTTTCTGAGTGAtttttcagctgcagtgaattaatttcctgcagcctctcagTGCAGCATTATAAATCAGGATTAGACATTTAGGCATTTCAGCAGCTCGTCTCATCTAAAACTATTTTCAAGCTCTCTTTCTCAGTTTCATGTGTTTCAGCAAAGCTATTTCCACATATGTATTTCATAAAAGCTGCTTGGTTCAATATGCAGGAGCACAGGATGATAAACTTTTAGGATAAAATTCAAAGCTTTTGGGCCAAATCTCACATGTCTACAGGCTTTATAACTGTGTCTTGATGGGCGCTGACGTTGCAGTAACCGTTACCTTGTCAGGACTGATATTAGGACACATCCAGTTGTACAGGTAGTAGTGAAGGCTGCTGTCACTGACGCTGAACTTCAGCTTCTCCAGGAAATCCTTGTTCTCCATCACATCCAGAGCGGAGAAGATGTCAAAGCCTTTCTATGGAAGGACATGCACGTTGTGGtcatacagagaaaaacacgtCAATAACCACAACTGAGTTTTCGTCTGtttgtttcagaaatgtttttcactttctttaacattatgagaaatgtatttgagtATAATTCGTGtaacttgataaaaaaaaagcaacggATGTTTAAGAGACTGATttttctgagtgtgtgcaatttggtgcaaacccCTTCTCATTAACACAGGGGTCAATAAGGTTTAGAGTTATCAATGTCAGTTTGAACTCTTTGCTAATTAATTGCGTAATTTATGTAAGTTCGGGGGAAAAGAAATCCAAAATCAATCGCAGGTCGTCGGGTGTGGATACGTGAATATTGTAAGTTCTACATATCAAAGGGTTGAGGACGTTAATTAGTAATATATAATCCATTAGTAGCTTTTCAGCGTCTGAACACGCGTCTGCTACATCAACCCTCAAATTGATGTGGTGTTTAATCGCACTCACAGATTTAGCGAGGACCAGTGCGTCCTCCATGAGGTCCGTCAGGTCTGTGGCAGAGGAGGCCACGTGCAGGAGGTGAGCTGCTCTCAGGTCAGTGTGCACCGGGTGATTCAGCACCCTGAAGGAGCTGCTGTAGAAACTCACCACATCTGTCAGGGTACCACCATCAGCctgagtgtgaggaggagaatggaTTTTAATGCTGTTCCCCTcaacaaagacatttaaagtGAAGATGCTGTAATTGTCAGACCTCCACCACGTAGGTGTCAATCACATTCTCCCGTGGCAGCAGCCAgtgcttcacttcctgcagagACAGGATGGAGCTGAGCTGGAACTTGCTGCTGTTGGTCTTGAGAAGTGAATGTGTCCCCGCTATGTCTTTTAGGGTCATAGGGCGCaaaccttttgtctttgtcaccttggagaagaagagaggaaggacaaaaaacacaatcccCTCAGTGAGTGCAACAAGGATGCAACAATCTTTGGGTTAATCTTTGTCCAATATTGTGATCATTGTTTTTTGGGGCCAGAGTTTGATGTGGCACTGACATGTTTTCGTCTCTTGGTGGCAGCACTCACTCACCTCAGGTAGGCGGTGGAACTTGACTGCTCTCTGCAGGTTCATGTTCAGTCTCAGACCCGAGTAGTTGACCTCCATCAGCTTCCGGGGATTCAGAGGACGATGCCAGCATCTGAAATAAGGAGcttgtttatttgacagggacagAGAAGGTTGGTGTATATAGACATACATCTGTAGTCCCCATAATATCATATTTGTTTATGTCAAACAATGACTGTATCTACAGTATGTTAATTAAGGAAGCAGAGAGTGATACAGCTAACATAACAGATGATGGCCtattttctctttattcattCCTCACATTACAGCCCCTGAAAACCTGGTTTCAAGAACCTTCACAGAATCAAATAATGATTCATCAATaagtaacaaaataaattaaacattgaGATAATAAATCAGAGATTAAACCGACCTGTCTACTTTCAAAAAATTCCTCAAAATCCACCTCTTCAGATTGAATGTGTGATTaattaatgtgtattttattctaGTTATTAGCTTTTATTTGCTCTTCTATATTTGTAACCTGTGCTAAGCTTCTTTGAGCATCGTTAAgctttatatatattcaatggttttattattattacctgcTGCTAGAAATGATCATCCATGAAAAAGctgttatatttaaatataactgTGGCTGTAATAAGAAAAGTGAGTTTTTTAAAAGTGATGATTGTGGCTTCACTTCCCTGAACCCTGTGGTACCTGCAGGAGCTCAGAGGAGTGGGCAGCACCACGGCGGCCGTGTAGACGGCCTGGCGGAGGCCCTGCTGGTTGACCCGTCTGGAGAGCTCTCTGATCAGAACCGGAGTCATCCGCTTGAGGCGCAGCTTCTTATGAACGCACAGGAATTTGACCTGCACCATCCGCCTCCGCCTGCAGAACACGTTTGGACCGattgctttcagacatttgcTGGAAAATTGCTACAGTCGTGTCTGCAAATGCTCTGAATACTAATGTTACCCATCAGGTTCCATATAAACACATATCTTTGCATATATTCATGAACATGTATATTATGCTCATAAATATATGCAtatgtgtatttgcatatatttatttacaagcCACTCACGTCTCATACACGCAGACGTCTGCAGGAACAGCAGCGATGAAGCCAACTAACTTCTTACTGGCGTCCACTCGCAGACCACAGTGCCACTGGGGAAACCAGTCAGGAGGCTGTAAAGCCCTGAAGAGGAGAAGCATCAGAGTTTCTAGATGAATACATGTAAATGTAGATCAATAAACTGTGATTAATCATTTCCAATTACAAAAATTGAGCATGAGTCGACTGAGCTGAAAGgatggagcagcttcagggtcGAGGACTTTCAATTCCTGGATTCTTGAGCATTAGTTTCAAAGGAGACGTCATTATGTTTTTGATGTAAGTGTTCCCTAAAGGTGGAGATACCACTCATGCAGAAGATCACAGACAAGAAAAATGGCAGTGGTAAAGAGATTAGAGCTGTACTGCTTCGATATGTTGGAGAGTCGGAGTAGAAAGTGAAATGGGGACATTATCTCCTCCTGTTAAGACACTCAAAGCTTTAATTTCCTCAGAGgctaaaaaggaaaacactgattGCCTGCATGAAGAGCGAGTGCACTCAGTCACTCAGACGTATGGAACGATTAATAAAAGGTAACAGACAAAAAAGATGCAAATATCAAAAAATCAAGAGATGAAGAGTGACAGCTCACCACTGCAGATACTCGGGAGAGAAGTTCAATCTGACGATGTTGTCATCTTCCTCCGTGTAGTTCTCATTCAGCAGAGTGCAAAGCTCTGTCAGCTGGAATGATGGATGCAAAAGGTTTGAATTTGCAGTAAGTGTGAATCAGTTTTACCTGAATTTCACCACAGGAAAATGTGCGACTCTCACTCCAGAGCACGGAACAGTTCCTCCCCTCTGAGTGATGAGGATTTGACAGCGTTGTGTGAACGTTCTGATGATGTATATCAGAATAAGTAACTTAccactgtggagctgctcaggTCCAGAGTGTCCCAGGAAAAACCTTGAGGAAGAGAGAAGGGCTCCTCGCGGACACTGACTTCAGCCTCTGCTATCGGGCCGTGAGTTGTAATGTCATCGCCTGAGgagagaaatataaagaaaaatgatttttatctcaaaatacaacaaagattggccaatacaaacattttattcatttcaaatgatgAATGTTTTCTGAATAATGACTGAATAAAAGATTACAATGCTAAACAGATCATTATGTAATGTGCCTCTACTGCTGAGAAGAGAAGTTATATTATACTTAAATTCACAAAATTACGCACAAGATGGATTTGCTCCTCCAACGCTCAcagtttgattcattttgaaacaGCTCATTATTTTCTCACCCAGTCTGCGGACAGGCTGGGTGTCCCAGAAGCGGTAGGTATGTCCCTTGGCCTGCTGCAGGGTCCTGGGCAGAGTCGGGCCAGCGGAGAAGAGGTGGAGGGCTCTCtggatctcctgctgcttcttctccgGCAGAGAGTCCAGCTGGGACGGAACAGTGTCATTAAAGTGTtgttaaaataactttaaatcaTCAGAATCATTTATCTGTGTCGTGTGTGACTGGCAGAAAGAAGTACTAGTTTCTGAGTCAACACATCACTGCATATATGGCCTCACGCAAAGACACAAACCATGACAAATGGGTCTCTGGGCCCCTCTGGTCTCCAGGCAtcttccttcctctgcttctttttgCTCCTTTTCAGGCTGCCGCCGTCGCCCTCCGTCAGCGTCTTATCACTAAAGGACATATTCATGCACTGACACTCCTGCATGTGCTTGTACATATACTCAGCCCTATGTACATACACAGATATCCAGGCAgtttcagtgaaaacagagaGGAGCGGCGTACTTACGACGAGTTTGAATC includes these proteins:
- the LOC117753356 gene encoding glycylpeptide N-tetradecanoyltransferase 1-like, whose amino-acid sequence is MTDSNSSDKTLTEGDGGSLKRSKKKQRKEDAWRPEGPRDPFVMLDSLPEKKQQEIQRALHLFSAGPTLPRTLQQAKGHTYRFWDTQPVRRLGDDITTHGPIAEAEVSVREEPFSLPQGFSWDTLDLSSSTVLTELCTLLNENYTEEDDNIVRLNFSPEYLQWALQPPDWFPQWHCGLRVDASKKLVGFIAAVPADVCVYETRRRMVQVKFLCVHKKLRLKRMTPVLIRELSRRVNQQGLRQAVYTAAVVLPTPLSSCRCWHRPLNPRKLMEVNYSGLRLNMNLQRAVKFHRLPEVTKTKGLRPMTLKDIAGTHSLLKTNSSKFQLSSILSLQEVKHWLLPRENVIDTYVVEADGGTLTDVVSFYSSSFRVLNHPVHTDLRAAHLLHVASSATDLTDLMEDALVLAKSKGFDIFSALDVMENKDFLEKLKFSVSDSSLHYYLYNWMCPNISPDKVGLVLPN